One part of the Lycium ferocissimum isolate CSIRO_LF1 chromosome 8, AGI_CSIRO_Lferr_CH_V1, whole genome shotgun sequence genome encodes these proteins:
- the LOC132066937 gene encoding chaperone protein dnaJ 20, chloroplastic-like produces the protein MEISLKMNNYKADILPILFIHKEGGKNKLMKGASHQLKIMANMQKEKLANNLYEVLSLRSTDVGFEEIKKAYRCKALQHHPDICHHSNKEESTRQFIELRKAYETLSDPISRQIYDYELSLMNSSDNELMWGKSKENRKTIFTKEVLERQLDGLRRRSCNRMEKKKCTFS, from the coding sequence ATGGAGATATCCTTGAAGATGAATAACTATAAAGCGGACATTCTCCCAATATTATTTATTCACAAAGAAGGTGGAAAGAACAAACTCATGAAGGGTGCTAGTCATCAACTAAAAATCATGGCAAATATGCAAAAGGAAAAATTAGCCAATAATCTCTATGAAGTGCTTTCTCTTCGTTCTACAGATGTAGGGTTTGAAGAGATAAAGAAAGCTTATAGATGCAAGGCTCTTCAACACCATCCTGATATTTGTCATCATTCAAATAAAGAAGAATCAACAAGACAATTCATTGAGCTGAGAAAGGCATATGAGACTCTTTCCGATCCAATTTCTCGACAAATTTATGATTATGAGCTGAGTTTGATGAATTCTAGTGACAATGAATTGATGTGGGGAAAGTCTAAGGAAAATAGGAAGACAATTTTCACTAAGGAGGTATTGGAAAGACAACTTGATGGGTTGAGAAGGCGATCTTGTAATagaatggagaaaaagaaatgtACGTTCAGctag